In Rhodanobacter humi, the genomic stretch GTTCGACCTGGCCGAGAGCATTCCCGGCCCCAGTACCGCGCGCATCGGCAAGCTGGCAGAAGAACTCAAGCTGGTGGTGGTGGCCTCGCTGTTCGAGAAGCGCGCAGCCGGGCTGTACCACAACACCGCGGTGGTGTTCGACCGTTCCGCCGCGATCGCGGGCAAGTACCGCAAGATGCACATCCCCGACGATCCCGCGTTCTACGAGAAGTTCTACTTCACGCCGGGCGACCTGGGTTTCGAGCCGATCGACACCTCGGTGGGTCGCCTCGGCGTGCTGGTGTGCTGGGACCAGTGGTATCCGGAAGCCGCCCGCCTGATGGCGCTGGCCGGCGCGGAACTGCTGCTCTACCCCACCGCGATCGGCTGGGACCCGAACGACGCGCAGGCCGAGAAGGATCGCCAGCGCGAGGCCTGGATCACCGTGCAGCGCGGGCACGCAGTGGCGAACGGCCTGCCGTTGCTGGCCTGCAACCGCACCGGCTTCGAGGCCGACCCCAGCGGCGCCGGTGCCGGCATCCGGTTCTGGGGCACCAGCTTCGTGGCCGGACCGCAGGGCGAGTTCCTCGCCCAGGCCGGCAGCGACGGGCGCGAGTTGCTGCTCGCCGAGATCGACATGCAGCGCAGCGAGCATGTGCGCCGCATCTGGCCGTTCCTGCGCGACCGCCGCATCGACGCCTATGGCGATCTGCTCAAGCGCTTTCGGGACTAGCGCGTTCGTCCTTGAACGCGAGAGTCAAACGGGCGGCCATCCTTGGCCGCACTTGGGTTTGCTTTTGCGATCATCCCTGATCGCGAAGATCACACGGGCGTCCATCCATGGCCGCACTCCTCACTTGCTTCGCGAGGGGCGCGTCCCCATGCTTGGGGACTCCCCGCGACCGGCACGCCACACGCATGAGTGACACCGAATCCACCCTTCCCACCGTGCTGCAGGACCAGCCCATCGAGCACGTGACGCGCGACGGCGTGGAATACGTGGTGCTGGGCACCGCCCATGTCTCGCGCACCAGCATGGAAGCGGTCGAGGCGCTGCTGGAGCACGAGCACTTCGATGCGGTGGCGGTGGAGCTGTGCGAAAGCCGCGCGCAGGGCATGCGCGATCCCGACGCGTTCAAGCGCATGGACCTGTTCCAGGTGATCCGCCAGGGCAAGGCCGGCATGGTCGCGGCCAGCCTGGTGCTGTCCACGTTCCAGAAGCGCCTCGCCGAACAATCCGGTATCCAGCCCGGCGCCGAGATGAAGGCGGCGATGGACGGCGCCGAGGCGCGCGGCCTGCCGCTGTGGCTGGTCGACCGCGAGGTCGGCACCACGCTCAAGCGCGCCTGGCACAGCGTGGGTTTCTGGCAGCGCTTCGGCCTGCTCGGCGGCCTGCTCGCCAGCGTGTTCGAGCGCGAGGAGATCGAGGCCAGCGAGATCGAGAAGCTCAAGCAGGGCGACATGCTGGAAAGCGCGTTCAGCGAATTCGCCAGCGAATCGAAGCCGCTCTACCAGAGCCTGATCGGCGAACGCGACGCCTACATGGCCGCGCGCCTGCGCGAAGAGGCCGCGCGCACGGCCACCGGGACACCTCGCCGCGTACTGGTGGTGATCGGCGCGGGGCACCTGAAGGGCCTGTGCCAGCTGCTGCGCGAACAGCACGGCGAACCGGCCGCGACTGCCGCCGAACTGGCACAGTCCCCGCCGAAGGCGCGCTGGCCGAAATGGCTGGCCGCGGGCCTGGTGCTGGTGGTGTTCGCCGCGATCGCCTGGGCTTTCCATCGCAACGCGGCGCTGGGCACGCAGGCGCTCACCGCGTGGGTGCTGTTCACTGGCGGCTTCGCCGCGCTGGGCGCGCTGGCCGCCGGCGCGCATCCGCTCAGCATCCTCGCCGCGTTCATCGCCGCGCCGATCAAGCCGTTCCGCCCCGGCATTCCCGCCGGCGGCATCAGCGCGATGGCCGAGGCCTGGCTGCGTCGCCCGCGCGTGGCCGACTTCGACACGCTGCGCGACGACATCGTGCACTGGAGCGGCTGGTGGAAGAACCGCGTGGCGCGCACCCTGCTGAACTTCTTCCTGGTCAGCCTTGGCACCATCGTCGGCGAGTACAGCGCGGGCATCCATATCTTCCGCAGTCTGGTCTGAGCCTGGGGCGCTTGCTGCGGATCAATCGGCTGCGGCAGGTTGTCCGTGCCCTGAACTGCTGTCTATACTGCGGCGGTTGTTGCACTCATTCGCATCTGTCGCCGCACCTGGGGAACGATCTCGATGATTCGATTGCAATTGCTTGGTCTGGCAGCCGTTGCCGCCTTGCTGGCCACCGCCAGCGCGCACGCCGAAGGCGACAAGGTGGCCGGGCGCACGCTGGTCTACACCTGCGCCGGCTGTCACGGCGTGCCGGGCTATTCCAACGCCTACCCGGACTATCCCGTGCCGAAGATCGCCGGGCAGAACGAGCAGTACATCATCAGCGCGTTGAACGAGTACAAGAGCGGCGACCGCACGTATCCGACGATGGCGGCGCAGGCGCAAAGCCTGTCCGAGCAGAACATCAAGGACATCGCCGCCTACCTGTCCAGCCTCACGCCGATCAAGTAACCAAGGACCCCGCATGCAACGTGCACTAGCCCTGCTTTCGTGCGGCGCCGTCCTGGCGTTCGCCTCCGCCCCGCTGCTGGCCAGCGGCAACGCCGCGAACGGCAAGACCAAGGCCGCCGCCTGCTTCGCCTGCCACGGCGCCGACGGCAACGCGGTCGACCCGCAATACCCGCGCCTCGCCGGCCAGTACAACCAATATCTGCAGCAGGTGCTGCACGAGTACAAGGACGGCGCGCGCAACAATCCGATCATGAAGGGCATGGTGGCCACGCTGTCCGACCAGGACATCGAGGACATCTCCGCCTACTTCTCCAGCCTGCCGACCAAGCTCGACACGCTGAAGGGACACGTGCAGGGCGATTGATTTGCCTTGGCCTTGCGATCATCCCCGATCGCGAAAATCAAACGGGTGGCCATCCATGGCCGCACTTTCAAACAAAAGCCCGCCGTGAGGCGGGCTTTCTCGTTTGGCGCATCGCTCATCTCAGCCCAGCGCCGACTTGCCTTCGTGCTTGCTGTAGTACGGCTGCTTGCCGCCGCTGTGGTCGGTGGCGTCGCGCACCGCGGTCACCTCGGGCACGCGTTCGCGCAAGGTT encodes the following:
- a CDS encoding carbon-nitrogen hydrolase, producing MTRKILKAALLQETDRGSRDANLDAIEAGLREAARAGAELVLLQELHNGPYFCQHESVDLFDLAESIPGPSTARIGKLAEELKLVVVASLFEKRAAGLYHNTAVVFDRSAAIAGKYRKMHIPDDPAFYEKFYFTPGDLGFEPIDTSVGRLGVLVCWDQWYPEAARLMALAGAELLLYPTAIGWDPNDAQAEKDRQREAWITVQRGHAVANGLPLLACNRTGFEADPSGAGAGIRFWGTSFVAGPQGEFLAQAGSDGRELLLAEIDMQRSEHVRRIWPFLRDRRIDAYGDLLKRFRD
- a CDS encoding TraB/GumN family protein, yielding MSDTESTLPTVLQDQPIEHVTRDGVEYVVLGTAHVSRTSMEAVEALLEHEHFDAVAVELCESRAQGMRDPDAFKRMDLFQVIRQGKAGMVAASLVLSTFQKRLAEQSGIQPGAEMKAAMDGAEARGLPLWLVDREVGTTLKRAWHSVGFWQRFGLLGGLLASVFEREEIEASEIEKLKQGDMLESAFSEFASESKPLYQSLIGERDAYMAARLREEAARTATGTPRRVLVVIGAGHLKGLCQLLREQHGEPAATAAELAQSPPKARWPKWLAAGLVLVVFAAIAWAFHRNAALGTQALTAWVLFTGGFAALGALAAGAHPLSILAAFIAAPIKPFRPGIPAGGISAMAEAWLRRPRVADFDTLRDDIVHWSGWWKNRVARTLLNFFLVSLGTIVGEYSAGIHIFRSLV
- a CDS encoding c-type cytochrome, with amino-acid sequence MIRLQLLGLAAVAALLATASAHAEGDKVAGRTLVYTCAGCHGVPGYSNAYPDYPVPKIAGQNEQYIISALNEYKSGDRTYPTMAAQAQSLSEQNIKDIAAYLSSLTPIK
- a CDS encoding c-type cytochrome translates to MQRALALLSCGAVLAFASAPLLASGNAANGKTKAAACFACHGADGNAVDPQYPRLAGQYNQYLQQVLHEYKDGARNNPIMKGMVATLSDQDIEDISAYFSSLPTKLDTLKGHVQGD